A window from Nocardioides mesophilus encodes these proteins:
- a CDS encoding Rv3654c family TadE-like protein, with amino-acid sequence MLGALLLVAVLLSVLGGLVVAQRRAQSAADLAALAGAVSVQRGQDACAAVAALVRRNDAELRSCTVAGREVQVVVALTVEAPAGRRLRVDADARAGPVDAVPALTAVP; translated from the coding sequence ATGCTGGGCGCACTCCTGCTGGTCGCCGTGCTGCTCTCGGTGCTCGGCGGTCTCGTCGTCGCCCAGCGCCGGGCCCAGTCAGCCGCCGACCTGGCGGCGCTCGCCGGCGCCGTGTCGGTGCAGCGCGGTCAGGACGCCTGTGCGGCGGTGGCCGCGCTCGTGCGACGCAACGACGCCGAGCTGCGCTCCTGCACGGTGGCCGGGAGGGAGGTGCAGGTCGTGGTCGCTCTGACGGTGGAAGCGCCGGCCGGGCGCCGCCTGCGGGTCGACGCCGACGCCCGGGCCGGGCCGGTGGACGCCGTCCCGGCCCTCACCGCGGTCCCGTGA
- a CDS encoding DEAD/DEAH box helicase encodes MSPTPVLDAPGLVRRLAARGGHDERLTHLEVLPARPGRRTDWPQWLPPELVTAWQARGIELPWSHQVQAAELARAGRHVVQATGTASGKSLGYLMPALTEVLEARGPGGRRGATVLYLSPTKALAQDQLSSLHSLGVPGLAATTHDGDSPREQREFARDHAEYVLTNPDMLHRSLLPGHARWARFFGSLRYVVVDECHHYRGVFGAHVAQILRRLRRVCAAYGASPTFLLASATVAEPEVSGARLTGLEVSAVTDDGSARGQVALALWEPPFTAYAGENGAPVRRSATAEVADLLTDLVVEQVRTLAFVRSRRGAESVAMTTRRLLDEVGPGLADRVAAYRGGYLPEDRRELERSLRDGTLLGVAATNALELGIDVAGLDAVLMAGFPGTRAALWQQVGRAGRGGQDALGVLVARDDPLDTYLVTHPEMLIGPPVEANVFDPDNPYVLGPHLCAAAEEIPLTTADLELFGPGAQAGVEALTAAGLLRRRPRGWFWTDRRRASDLADIRSSGGSPVRLVEEATGRMLGTVDQSSAHGTVHAGAVYLHQGETYLVGTLDLDENVAVVARSDPDYSTSAREITDIEISAEELHVGWGPARVSYGSVRVTHQVVSFLRRRLPSGEVLGEEPLDLPERVLDTRAVWWTLPAAALEAAGLATRDLPGAAHAAEHAAIGLLPLFATCDRWDIGGVSTALHADTGQLTVFVYDGHPGGAGFAERGFHAARPWLTATRDAIASCRCDAGCPSCVQSPKCGNQNNPLDKHVAVALLDVLLCR; translated from the coding sequence GTGAGCCCCACCCCCGTCCTCGACGCGCCCGGGCTGGTGCGTCGGCTGGCTGCCCGCGGCGGCCACGACGAGCGGTTGACCCACCTGGAGGTGCTGCCGGCGCGCCCGGGACGACGGACGGACTGGCCGCAGTGGCTGCCCCCCGAGCTGGTCACCGCCTGGCAGGCACGCGGCATCGAGCTGCCCTGGAGCCACCAGGTCCAGGCCGCCGAGCTGGCCCGGGCCGGGCGGCACGTGGTGCAGGCCACCGGCACCGCTTCGGGCAAGTCGTTGGGCTACCTGATGCCGGCGCTGACCGAGGTCCTCGAGGCCCGGGGTCCGGGCGGGCGGCGGGGCGCCACGGTGCTCTACCTCTCCCCCACCAAGGCCCTCGCCCAGGACCAGCTGAGCTCCCTGCACAGCCTGGGCGTCCCGGGGCTGGCGGCCACCACCCACGACGGGGACTCGCCACGCGAGCAGCGGGAGTTCGCCCGCGACCACGCGGAGTACGTCCTGACCAATCCCGACATGCTGCACCGGTCGCTGCTGCCGGGCCATGCGCGGTGGGCGCGGTTCTTCGGCTCGCTGCGCTACGTCGTCGTCGACGAGTGCCACCACTACCGCGGCGTGTTCGGCGCCCACGTCGCCCAGATCCTGCGCCGGCTGCGCCGGGTGTGCGCGGCGTACGGCGCCTCGCCGACCTTCCTGCTGGCCTCGGCCACCGTCGCCGAGCCGGAGGTGTCGGGAGCCCGGCTCACCGGGCTCGAGGTCAGCGCGGTCACCGACGACGGGTCCGCCCGGGGCCAGGTGGCGCTGGCCCTGTGGGAGCCGCCGTTCACCGCCTACGCCGGCGAGAACGGCGCGCCGGTGCGCCGCTCGGCCACCGCCGAGGTCGCCGACCTGCTCACCGACCTGGTCGTCGAGCAGGTGCGCACCCTCGCCTTCGTCCGGTCGCGCCGTGGTGCGGAGTCGGTCGCGATGACGACGCGGCGGCTGCTCGACGAGGTGGGGCCGGGCCTGGCTGACCGGGTGGCCGCCTACCGGGGCGGCTACCTCCCCGAGGACCGGCGCGAGCTGGAGCGCTCGCTGCGCGACGGGACGCTGCTGGGCGTGGCCGCCACCAACGCGCTGGAGCTCGGCATCGACGTGGCCGGTCTCGACGCGGTGCTGATGGCCGGGTTCCCGGGCACCCGGGCCGCCCTCTGGCAGCAGGTGGGCCGGGCCGGCCGTGGCGGCCAGGACGCGCTGGGGGTGCTGGTCGCCCGCGACGACCCGCTCGACACCTACCTGGTGACGCATCCGGAGATGCTGATCGGGCCGCCGGTCGAGGCCAACGTCTTCGACCCCGACAACCCCTACGTCCTGGGCCCGCACCTGTGCGCCGCCGCCGAGGAGATCCCGCTCACGACCGCCGACCTCGAGCTGTTCGGCCCGGGCGCGCAGGCCGGGGTGGAGGCGCTGACCGCGGCGGGGCTGCTGCGGCGGCGGCCCCGCGGCTGGTTCTGGACCGACCGCAGGCGCGCCAGCGACCTCGCCGACATCCGCTCGTCCGGAGGCAGCCCGGTGCGGCTCGTCGAGGAGGCGACCGGCCGGATGCTCGGCACCGTCGACCAGTCCTCGGCCCACGGGACGGTGCACGCCGGCGCGGTCTACCTGCACCAGGGCGAGACCTACCTGGTGGGCACGCTCGACCTCGACGAGAACGTCGCGGTGGTGGCCCGGTCCGACCCCGACTACTCGACCTCGGCGCGCGAGATCACCGACATCGAGATCAGCGCCGAGGAGCTGCACGTCGGCTGGGGACCGGCCCGGGTCAGCTACGGGAGCGTCCGGGTGACCCACCAGGTGGTCTCCTTCCTCCGGCGGCGGCTGCCCTCCGGGGAGGTGCTCGGCGAGGAGCCGCTGGACCTTCCCGAACGGGTGCTGGACACCCGTGCGGTGTGGTGGACGCTGCCCGCGGCGGCCCTCGAGGCGGCCGGCCTCGCCACCCGCGACCTCCCCGGGGCCGCGCACGCCGCCGAGCACGCGGCGATCGGCCTGCTGCCGCTGTTCGCGACCTGCGACCGGTGGGACATCGGCGGGGTGTCGACGGCGCTGCACGCCGACACCGGGCAGCTCACGGTGTTCGTCTACGACGGCCACCCCGGCGGCGCCGGCTTCGCCGAGCGGGGTTTCCACGCGGCCCGCCCCTGGCTCACCGCCACCCGGGACGCGATCGCCTCCTGCCGCTGCGACGCCGGCTGCCCCTCGTGTGTGCAGTCCCCGAAATGTGGGAACCAGAACAACCCGCTGGACAAGCACGTCGCCGTGGCGCTGCTCGACGTCCTGCTCTGCCGCTGA
- a CDS encoding anti-sigma factor antagonist, whose translation MDLSLETRHEDGHTIIEVGGEIDVYTAPKLRDKITELVGNGEYNLVIDMEKVDFLDSTGLGVLVGGLKKVRAHDGSMRLICNQERLLKIFRITGLAKVFVIHASQADALAEH comes from the coding sequence GTGGACCTGTCACTTGAGACGCGCCACGAGGATGGGCACACCATCATCGAGGTGGGCGGCGAGATCGACGTCTACACCGCACCCAAGCTGCGCGACAAGATCACCGAGCTCGTCGGGAACGGCGAGTACAACCTCGTCATCGACATGGAGAAGGTCGACTTCCTCGACTCCACCGGTCTCGGTGTCCTGGTCGGCGGGCTGAAGAAGGTCCGCGCCCACGACGGGTCGATGCGCCTGATCTGCAACCAGGAGCGCCTGCTCAAGATCTTCCGGATCACCGGGCTGGCCAAGGTGTTCGTGATCCACGCCTCGCAGGCCGACGCCCTCGCCGAGCACTGA
- a CDS encoding ATP-binding protein yields MATDVARSTGITVSIARDPALVRTVRLVAAAVARRASQDEEFVEEVRLAVGEACALMVGNDPKAATGLDTPVTITLSLDDRLRVDVESDAVVARDDSGSGDVDGVEPWALLRGLIDDLELTEDGAHTMLSMSWSLS; encoded by the coding sequence GTGGCCACCGACGTGGCCCGGTCGACGGGCATCACGGTCTCGATCGCCCGCGACCCCGCGCTGGTGCGCACCGTCCGGCTCGTCGCCGCCGCTGTCGCCCGCCGCGCCAGCCAGGACGAGGAGTTCGTCGAAGAGGTCCGGCTCGCCGTCGGCGAGGCCTGTGCGCTGATGGTCGGCAACGACCCGAAGGCCGCCACCGGTCTGGACACGCCGGTGACCATCACGCTCTCCCTCGACGACCGGCTGCGCGTGGACGTCGAGTCCGACGCCGTCGTGGCCCGCGACGACTCCGGCTCCGGGGACGTCGACGGGGTCGAGCCGTGGGCGCTGCTGCGGGGGCTGATCGACGACCTCGAGCTCACCGAGGACGGCGCGCACACCATGCTCTCGATGTCCTGGTCCCTGTCCTGA